In Musa acuminata AAA Group cultivar baxijiao chromosome BXJ3-9, Cavendish_Baxijiao_AAA, whole genome shotgun sequence, a single genomic region encodes these proteins:
- the LOC135650215 gene encoding sugar transporter ERD6-like 5 has protein sequence MEANEEGEMVVKPLMQRERGSSSPSSLWMVVASTAIAVFGSFEFGISVGYSSPSQSGIMHDLNLSLPQYSLFGSILTIGAMIGAILSGRIADLIGRRCAMAVSDILCIIGWVSIFLTKDIMWLDLGRLSVGCGIGLLSYVVPVYIAEITPKNLRGGFAAVNQLMICCGGSLAYLLGTVLTWRILAIIGTFPCFLQLLGLIFIPESPRWLAMVGKDHEFEAGLKRLRGEHSDVSQEAEEIMEFTVNLQKLPQSGMLDLFQKKYLHAVIVGVGLMVLQQFGGVNAICFYASEIFVSAGFSSGDTGMIAMAAVQIPMTTLGVLLMDRSGRRPLLMISAAGTCIGCFLVGISFMLKGHEFSKELNTVLALAGILTYTGSFSLGMGGIPWVIMSEIFPLNMKGTAGSLVTLVSWVGSWIISYTFNFLMMWSSAGTFFIFASICGLTVLFVERLVPETKGRTLEEIQASMSLILQ, from the exons ATGGAGGCGAATGAAGAGGGCGAGATGGTGGTGAAGCCGCTGATGCAGCGGGAGCGCGGGAGCTCTTCGCCCTCGTCCTTGTGGATGGTGGTTGCCAGCACAGCCATCGCCGTCTTCGGCTCTTTCGAGTTCGGCATATCG GTGGGATATTCTTCACCATCACAGTCTGGAATTATGCATGATCTTAACCTTTCGTTGCCCCAG TACTCTCTATTTGGTTCAATCCTTACAATTGGAGCAATGATTGGTGCTATACTGAGTGGCAGAATTGCAGATTTAATTGGCAGAAGATGT GCAATGGCAGTTTCAGATATTCTTTGCATCATTGGTTGGGTTTCTATTTTCTTAACAAAG GATATCATGTGGCTTGATCTTGGAAGACTTTCAGTTGGATGTGGTATTGGTCTTCTTTCCTATGTG GTTCCAGTTTACATTGCTGAAATAACACCAAAGAATTTAAGAGGAGGATTTGCAGCTGTGAATCAG CTAATGATATGTTGTGGAGGATCACTTGCTTACTTGCTTGGAACAGTCCTGACCTGGCGTATACTTGCAATTATAG GTACTTTTCCGTGTTTTCTACAACTTCTCGGTCTCATCTTCATTCCAGAGTCTCCAAGATGGCTG GCTATGGTAGGTAAAGATCATGAATTTGAAGCAGGATTAAAAAGACTAAGGGGGGAGCACTCTGATGTTTCTCAAGAAGCAGAGGAGATAATG GAGTTCACAGTAAACCTTCAAAAACTTCCTCAATCTGGTATGCTGGACTTGTTTCAGAAGAAATACCTTCACGCAGTCATC GTTGGAGTCGGACTTATGGTGCTTCAGCAATTTGGAGGAGTCAATGCAATCTGTTTTTATGCAAGTGAGATATTTGTCTCAGCAG GTTTTTCATCTGGTGATACTGGAATGATTGCAATGGCCGCAGTTCAG ATTCCAATGACCACCTTAGGGGTACTTTTGATGGATAGATCTGGAAGAAGACCACTTCTAATG ATTTCTGCAGCAGGAACATGCATAGGTTGTTTCCTTGTTGGTATATCATTCATGTTGAAG GGACATGAATTCTCAAAGGAATTGAACACCGTGCTTGCTCTGGCTGGCATACTG ACATACACGGGATCATTCTCGCTGGGTATGGGCGGAATACCATGGGTCATCATGTCAGAG ATATTTCCTTTGAACATGAAAGGAACAGCAGGAAGCCTTGTGACCTTGGTTAGCTGGGTGGGTTCCTGGATTATCTCATACACTTTCAACTTTCTTATGATGTGGAGCTCAGCTG GAACCTTCTTCATCTTTGCAAGCATTTGCGGTCTTACTGTTCTATTCGTGGAGCGGCTTGTACCAGAAACCAAAGGACGAACTCTAGAAGAGATACAGGCTTCGATGAGTTTGATTTTACAGTGA